A genomic segment from Solenopsis invicta isolate M01_SB chromosome 5, UNIL_Sinv_3.0, whole genome shotgun sequence encodes:
- the LOC120357698 gene encoding uncharacterized protein LOC120357698, giving the protein MQLEQTVDNRTREFLNYSQRCAYKALKRLTLNKNLNFKPEVWEETSSVRSRASTDRSIVDTDKSDVAESESPESGTRSPEFPFFREMQRRLRETWAVSIGEQSVKYKRLKSGSGKSSIVPAKSLAKSAFSTKFVKYETWKNQSANLLDAIPRVSCFRRRNRDRCLSCMHKSLHKTNETEVVSSRAALPTEIDAKDDSESSSSGGLSAEFREELRKILYSQEEETLRYPKVIEDASSKSTSPSLQVEREDMEISIKIDPNQSKGKTPKPTESLISKDPKRLKTTPSLISISSDIERSKISSSEAHTSDEETSSPLALDNDPSQYKNMAPCHLPTVLLPSMEPFRVLRHRKPTTMESRIALMESAVLTKEKSDDEYYDNVKTADTTKERPPSKTTGDRSKTEKTGVGKDTSSKTPRTLLKIKSQQQLISPIIESAQKGELKRGYSCASIKDLLKDSTRRTFETSRSEEEGGRGKVILSEEIDSAKGSTSFDSAKVEGRADLPLLTIAEVSQFLEKANRGDVTTASMLESLADEFSSRVIKQHDASTATAKKRAKLAARLTKLLAESKRYLNPDKFPADLIFSAKQPPACNSRLLRRILPLDSYNLVAPLLGMSPWYPKRAVRKVDLATEVHYETEEKEEEKEEEETEGEISFDLIVHPPTTKDISTSGDEHKVGQARSNPYALFLRKPRRKVVTWRPLTAVDLKGYDPEATLEMRARNITDRICRDFCEWLRSLGDSDKVIDEEVLGDMFEIDFTGEASRTMEMSIREMPMVPNEVAAARQCPGAGELAMTRKHLIKDAKAESKPVKTMAFGSAIPWKLQFVPPRNRVRQRWLQCENVMSDLETMDVVWKGITHLESVRAFAKWFSEHSKATLPDALMIAMTTDSAKHAVDDEIHEAYQETNVEQIGGFKVGSTHQSFVSSMSN; this is encoded by the exons ATGCAATTGGAGCAGACGGTCGATAACAGAACGCGGGAATTCTTGAATTATTCGCAACGATGCGCGTATAAGGCATTGAAGCGCTTGACGCTTAACAAAAATCTGAATTTCAAACCCGAAGTGTGGGAGGAAACGTCGTCGGTGAGATCGCGCGCTTCCACCGACAGATCAATAGTAGATACAGACAAGTCAGACGTGGCCGAGAGCGAGAGTCCTGAATCCGGGACCCGCAGCCCAGAATTTCCTTTCTTCCGCGAAATGCAAAGGAGATTAAGAGAAACGTGGGCTGTAAGTATCGGAGAGCAGAGCGTTAAATATAAGCGGTTGAAATCGGGCTCCGGCAAATCCTCTATCGTTCCTGCGAAATCATTGGCGAAGTCCGCCTTCAGCACGAAGTTCGTTAAATACGAAACCTGGAAGAACCAGTCGGCGAACCTCCTAGACGCCATTCCTAGGGTGTCGTGCTTTCGACGCAGAAACCGCGACAGATGTTTATCCTGCATGCATAAATCCCTGCACAAGACGAACGAAACCGAAGTTGTGTCCTCGCGAGCGGCATTGCCAACGGAAATTGATGCGAAAGACGACAGCGAATCGTCCAGTTCCGGCGGACTTTCGGCGGAATTTCGTGAGGAATTGCGAAAGATATTGTATTCCCAGGAAGAGGAAACTCTGAGGTATCCGAAAGTGATTGAAGATGCGTCGAGCAAATCAACATCACCGTCGCTTCAAGTGGAACGAGAAGACATGGAGATTTCGATAAAGATCGATCCAAATCAATCCAAGGGTAAGACACCGAAACCCACTGAAAGCCTGATATCCAAAGATCCGAAGAGGTTAAAAACCACTCCCAGCTTGATTTCGATATCGTCGGATATCGAACGATCAAAAATTTCATCCTCGGAGGCGCATACCTCCGACGAGGAGACGTCATCCCCCCTGGCGCTAGACAATGATCCGTCCCAATACAAAAATATGGCACCTTGCCACCTGCCCACTGTCTTGCTACCCAGCATGGAACCTTTCAGGGTTCTGAGACACAGGAAACCAACTACCATGGAGTCGCGAATCGCGCTCATGGAGAGCGCGGTGTTGACGAAGGAGAAATCCGACGACGAATATTACGACAACGTGAAAACTGCGGACACAACGAAGGAAAGGCCGCCATCGAAAACGACCGGCGACCGGTCGAAAACTGAAAAGACTGGCGTAGGGAAGGATACGAGCTCGAAGACCCCGAGAACCCTCTTGAAAATTAAGTCGCAGCAACAACTGATATCGCCAATCATAGAATCTGCCCAAAAGGGCGAATTGAAGAGAGGATACAGTTGCGCGAGCATCAAGGATTTATTGAAGGATTCTACGAGACGTACGTTCGAGACTTCTCGAAGCGAGGAGGAAGGTGGACGAGGAAAGGTAATCCTCTCGGAGGAGATAGATTCCGCGAAAGGGTCGACTTCCTTCGATTCTGCGAAAGTAGAGGGGCGCGCGGACCTACCGCTGTTGACGATCGCCGAAGTCTCGCAATTTTTAGAGAAAGCGAATCGCGGAGATGTGACGACCGCGAGCATGTTAGAGAGCTTGGCAGACGAGTTCTCTTCGCGGGTGATAAAACAACACGATGCTAGCACGGCAACGGCAAAAAAACGCGCTAAGCTAGCCGCGAGATTAACGAAGTTGCTGGCGGAGTCGAAACGTTATTTGAACCCCGATAAATTCCCAGCTGACCTTATTTTCTCCGCGAAACAGCCTCCAGCTTGCAATTCCCGACTGCTGAGACGTATCCTACCGCTCGATTCCTACAATCTTGTCGCCCCATTATTGGGCATGTCGCCCTGGTACCCGAAAAGAGCTGTACGAAAAGTAGATCTCGCGACCGAGGTGCATTACGAAACggaagaaaaggaagaagaaaaagaagaagaagagacgGAAGGCGAGATTTCCTTCGATTTGATT GTGCATCCCCCGACGACCAAAGACATTTCGACGAGCGGAGATGAACATAAAGTAGGTCAAGCCAGATCGAATCCTTATGCTCTCTTTTTGAGGAAACCGCGACGCAAG GTTGTCACTTGGCGTCCTTTAACGGCAGTCGACCTCAAAGGCTACGATCCCGAGGCCACTCTTGAGATGAGGGCCAGAAATATTACGGACAGGATATGCCGTGACTTCTGTGAGTGGTTACGCAGTTTAGGCGACTCCGACAAAGTCATAGACGAGGAGGTCCTCGGAGATATGTTCGAAATTGACTTTACGGGCGAGGCTAGCAGGACGATGGAG ATGTCGATAAGGGAAATGCCAATGGTGCCTAACGAAGTAGCGGCAGCGAGACAATGTCCTGGCGCAGGTGAACTCGCTATGACCAGGAAGCATCTGATCAAAGATGCCAAAGCCGAGAGCAAGCCAGTCAAAACAATGGCGTTTGGCAGCGCGATACCCTGGAAGCTTCAATTTGTACCGCCCAGAAATCGGGTTAGACAGAGATGGCTGCAATGCGAAAACGTGATGTCGGATCTAGAGACGATGGACGTAGTCTGGAAGGGTATAACGCACTTGGAGAGCGTCAGGGCTTTCGCAAAATGGTTCAGCGAACATTCAAAA GCTACGCTGCCGGATGCGCTAATGATCGCAATGACCACCGATTCCGCGAAACACGCCGTGGATGACGAGATTCACGAGGCGTATCAGGAAACGAATGTCGAGCAAATTGGCGGCTTTAAGGTCGGCAGCACCCATCAGAGTTTCGTCTCGTCGATGAGTAATTAA
- the LOC113003558 gene encoding uncharacterized protein LOC113003558, which translates to MPLTRHLHHCAPSRPHPRKLILPVTIVGAGDSGHNRVFFSSEKTKVSSWDARDDRSGRMDLTANVGGYKAQRLSTSSQWPTLHRHGVVRTRRGLISPSWLACGDVVTSAGFYPAGKYLNL; encoded by the exons ATGCCGCTAACCCGCCACCTCCATCACTGCGCACCTTCGCGCCCACATCCGAGGAAGTTGATACTACCTGTGACTATCGTTGGGGCCGGTGACTCAGGACACAAccgggtttttttttcttctgaaaAGACTAAAGTCTCATCGTGGGACGCTCGAGACGATCGAAGTGGAAGGATGGATTTAACAG CTAATGTAGGCGGGTACAAGGCACAGCGATTATCCACAAGTAGTCAATGGCCGACTTTACACCGGCACGGCGTAGTTCGTACCAGGCGGGGTTTAATATCGCCGAGCTGGCTCGCTTGCGGCGATGTTGTCACTTCTGCAGGCTTCTACCCGGCTGGCAAGTatcttaatctttaa